The Corallococcus caeni genome includes a region encoding these proteins:
- the xdhB gene encoding xanthine dehydrogenase molybdopterin binding subunit: MSTPFEFRLNGQTVQVDGASPNTTLLDHLRARGLTGTKQGCAEGDCGACTVAMVDRDVNGQKTLRAFNSCIALLPMVAGRELVTVEGVGSRAAPHPVQQAMVKHYGSQCGFCTPGFVVSMVEAWCRKDAGSPEAVADQLCGNICRCTGYRPIRDAMMDALATRDAKGDGPGLPGVSLEGPPSPTPPLRYEARDGLFLRPTTWEDLLALRALHPEAMLVAGATELGVDITKKSRRYPFLISTEGVEALRAIRREEDGWYVGGAASLVDVEDALGHEVPELAKMLNVFASRQIRHRATLAGNLVTASPIGDTAPVLLALDARLVLASVRGERTVALSDFFLAYRKTALQPDEVVRFVVIPHAPAKDSGLTRHSDSFKVSKRRELDISIVAAGFCIETDALGLVRTARLGYGGVAATPARAKQTEALLLGHPWNTEAVARVRATLEREFTPLTDLRGSADYRRGLVVSLLEKFASGARSPALDGRPRFAPGAPAATADAGRELRHESALGHVTGSAQYVDDLAQRRPMLTVWPVLSPHAHARILRRDASAALKVPGVVKVLLAEDIPGMNDTGPIRHDEPLLAKDEVLFHAQVVALVVGETPEACREGARQVVVDYEPLPAVLTLDEALKQGSFHTDPHVIRRGDVDSALASSPNRLAGVLTMGGQEHFYLETHAAFAEVGEDGDVTVTSSTQHPSEVQAIISHVLHVPRSRVVVKAPRMGGGFGGKETQGNAPAALVALAAVHTGRPVKWMLDRDVDMVVTGKRHPFHAAWEVGFDATGRLLALKADLTSNGGWSLDLSESITDRALFHLDNGYYVPSVRYTGRVAKTHLVSNTAFRGFGGPQGMLVMEDILARIASALGLAPEAVRQRNLYDGVGDTNTTHYGQELEDNRLPKLWNDLMESSDFAKRRAQVEAFNASSPRIKRGLAITPMKFGISFTATFLNQAGALVHVYRDGSVLLSHGGTEMGQGLHTKIQGVAMRELGLPAGMVRVAQTATDKVPNTSATAASSGSDLNGAAVREACIQVRERLAPVAARMLVQLHGQAVSPDALVFEDGRIAAASRPDQGLPFEAVVEEAYRDRVGLSVTGYYRTPGIGYDRALGRGKPFLYFAYGAAVSEVEVDGDTGMKRVLRADLLEDVGDSLNPGVDRGQVEGGFVQGLGWLTGEELKWDANGRLLTHSASTYAVPAFSDAPIDLRVAFVERAEQKGVIHGSKAVGEPPLMLALSVREALRDAVAAFGAPGGDVGLPSPATHEALFLAIQQRKARGAGLPVPDEAREVA, translated from the coding sequence ATGAGCACCCCCTTCGAGTTCCGGCTCAACGGCCAGACCGTCCAGGTCGACGGCGCGTCGCCCAACACCACCCTGCTGGACCACCTGCGCGCGCGCGGGCTGACCGGCACGAAGCAGGGCTGCGCCGAGGGCGACTGCGGCGCGTGTACCGTGGCGATGGTGGACCGGGACGTGAACGGCCAGAAGACCCTGCGCGCGTTCAACAGCTGCATCGCGCTCCTGCCCATGGTGGCCGGGCGCGAGCTCGTCACGGTGGAGGGCGTGGGCAGCCGCGCCGCGCCCCATCCCGTGCAGCAGGCGATGGTGAAGCACTACGGCTCGCAGTGCGGCTTCTGCACGCCGGGCTTCGTCGTCTCCATGGTGGAGGCCTGGTGTCGCAAGGACGCGGGCTCGCCGGAGGCCGTGGCGGATCAGCTCTGCGGCAACATCTGCCGCTGCACCGGCTACCGCCCCATCCGCGACGCGATGATGGACGCGCTCGCCACCCGCGACGCGAAGGGTGACGGCCCCGGCCTCCCCGGCGTGTCGCTGGAGGGCCCGCCCTCCCCCACGCCGCCCCTGCGCTACGAGGCCCGCGACGGCCTGTTCCTGCGCCCCACCACCTGGGAGGACCTGCTCGCGCTGCGCGCCCTGCACCCGGAGGCGATGCTCGTGGCCGGCGCCACGGAGCTGGGCGTGGACATCACCAAGAAGTCCCGCCGCTATCCTTTCCTCATCTCCACCGAAGGCGTGGAGGCCCTGCGCGCCATCCGCCGCGAGGAGGACGGCTGGTACGTGGGCGGCGCCGCGTCGCTGGTGGACGTGGAGGACGCGCTGGGCCACGAGGTGCCGGAGCTGGCGAAGATGCTCAACGTCTTCGCCTCGCGGCAGATCCGCCACCGCGCCACGCTCGCGGGCAACCTGGTGACGGCGTCGCCCATCGGGGACACGGCGCCGGTGCTGCTCGCGCTGGACGCGCGGCTGGTGCTCGCGTCCGTGCGCGGCGAGCGGACCGTGGCGCTGTCGGACTTCTTCCTCGCGTACCGCAAGACGGCGCTCCAGCCGGACGAGGTCGTCCGCTTCGTCGTCATCCCCCACGCCCCGGCGAAGGACAGCGGGCTCACGCGCCACTCGGACAGCTTCAAGGTCTCCAAGCGCCGCGAGCTGGACATCAGCATCGTCGCGGCGGGCTTCTGCATCGAGACGGACGCGCTGGGGCTCGTGCGCACCGCGCGGCTGGGCTACGGCGGTGTCGCGGCCACTCCGGCGCGCGCGAAGCAGACGGAGGCCCTGCTCCTGGGCCACCCGTGGAACACGGAGGCCGTGGCCCGCGTGCGCGCCACGCTGGAGCGCGAGTTCACGCCGCTCACCGACCTGCGCGGCAGCGCGGACTACCGGCGCGGGCTGGTGGTGTCGCTGCTGGAGAAGTTCGCGTCCGGCGCGCGAAGCCCCGCGCTGGACGGCCGCCCGCGCTTCGCCCCGGGCGCTCCTGCCGCCACGGCGGACGCGGGCCGCGAGCTGCGCCATGAGAGCGCGCTGGGCCACGTGACGGGCAGCGCGCAGTACGTGGACGACCTCGCGCAGCGCCGCCCCATGCTGACGGTGTGGCCGGTGCTGTCGCCGCACGCGCACGCACGCATCCTCCGCCGCGACGCCAGCGCCGCGCTGAAGGTGCCCGGCGTGGTGAAGGTGCTGCTCGCGGAGGACATCCCGGGCATGAACGACACGGGCCCCATCCGCCACGACGAGCCGCTGCTCGCGAAGGACGAGGTCCTCTTCCACGCGCAGGTGGTGGCGCTCGTCGTCGGCGAGACACCCGAGGCCTGCCGCGAGGGCGCCCGCCAGGTGGTGGTGGACTACGAGCCCCTGCCCGCGGTGCTCACGCTGGACGAAGCCCTCAAGCAGGGCAGCTTCCACACCGACCCGCACGTCATCCGCCGGGGCGACGTGGACAGTGCGCTCGCCTCCAGCCCGAACCGGCTGGCCGGAGTGCTGACGATGGGCGGCCAGGAGCACTTCTACCTGGAGACGCACGCGGCCTTCGCGGAGGTGGGCGAGGACGGCGACGTCACGGTGACGTCCTCCACCCAGCACCCGTCCGAGGTGCAGGCCATCATCTCGCACGTGCTGCACGTGCCCCGCAGCCGCGTGGTGGTGAAGGCGCCCCGCATGGGCGGCGGCTTCGGCGGCAAGGAGACGCAAGGAAACGCGCCCGCCGCGCTGGTGGCGCTGGCTGCGGTGCACACGGGCCGGCCGGTGAAGTGGATGCTGGACCGGGACGTGGACATGGTCGTCACCGGCAAGCGCCACCCGTTCCACGCGGCCTGGGAGGTGGGCTTCGACGCCACGGGCCGGCTGCTCGCGCTCAAGGCGGACCTCACGTCCAACGGCGGCTGGTCCCTGGACCTGTCCGAGTCCATCACCGACCGCGCCCTCTTCCACCTGGACAACGGCTACTACGTGCCCTCGGTGCGCTACACGGGCCGCGTGGCGAAGACGCACCTGGTCTCCAACACCGCCTTCCGGGGCTTCGGCGGGCCGCAGGGCATGCTGGTGATGGAGGACATCCTGGCCCGAATCGCCAGCGCGCTGGGCCTGGCGCCGGAGGCCGTGCGCCAGCGCAATCTCTATGACGGCGTGGGCGACACCAACACCACGCACTACGGCCAGGAGCTGGAGGACAACCGGCTGCCCAAGCTGTGGAACGACCTGATGGAGTCGTCCGACTTCGCGAAGCGCCGCGCGCAGGTGGAGGCCTTCAACGCGTCCAGCCCCCGCATCAAGCGCGGCCTCGCCATCACGCCGATGAAGTTCGGCATCTCCTTCACCGCCACCTTCCTCAACCAGGCGGGCGCGCTGGTGCACGTGTACCGCGACGGCTCCGTGCTGCTGTCGCACGGCGGCACGGAGATGGGCCAGGGCCTGCACACCAAGATTCAAGGCGTGGCCATGCGCGAGCTGGGCCTGCCCGCGGGCATGGTGCGCGTGGCGCAAACGGCCACGGACAAGGTGCCCAACACGTCCGCGACGGCGGCCTCCAGCGGCTCGGACCTCAACGGCGCGGCGGTGCGCGAGGCGTGCATCCAGGTGCGCGAGCGGCTGGCCCCGGTGGCCGCGCGGATGCTGGTGCAGCTGCACGGGCAGGCGGTGTCTCCGGACGCGCTGGTGTTCGAGGACGGGCGCATCGCGGCGGCGTCGCGTCCGGACCAGGGGCTGCCCTTCGAGGCCGTGGTGGAGGAGGCCTACCGCGACCGCGTGGGGCTGTCCGTCACCGGCTACTACCGCACGCCGGGCATCGGCTACGACCGGGCCCTGGGCCGGGGCAAGCCGTTCCTCTACTTCGCCTACGGCGCGGCGGTGAGCGAGGTGGAGGTGGACGGCGACACGGGCATGAAGCGCGTGCTGCGCGCGGACCTGCTGGAGGACGTGGGCGACTCGCTCAACCCTGGCGTGGACCGGGGCCAGGTGGAGGGCGGCTTCGTGCAGGGCCTGGGGTGGCTCACGGGCGAGGAGCTGAAGTGGGACGCGAACGGGCGGCTGCTCACGCACTCCGCCAGCACCTACGCGGTGCCCGCGTTCAGCGACGCGCCCATCGATCTGCGCGTGGCCTTCGTGGAGCGGGCGGAGCAGAAGGGCGTCATCCACGGCAGCAAGGCCGTGGGCGAGCCGCCGCTGATGCTGGCCCTGTCCGTGCGGGAGGCGCTGCGCGACGCGGTGGCCGCCTTCGGAGCGCCGGGCGGTGACGTGGGGCTGCCCTCTCCCGCCACGCACGAGGCCCTCTTCCTCGCCATCCAGCAGCGCAAGGCGCGCGGGGCCGGGCTCCCGGTTCCGGACGAAGCGCGCGAGGTGGCGTGA
- a CDS encoding MbnP family copper-binding protein, with protein sequence MRSLLRSRLLLPLALVGALGCGEDEPETLTVDLPVVARVGGEAFACGRTYTNVGTTGTTYEPMDFRVYVHDVRLVTRDGKEVPVALTEDGTWQHSGVVLLDFANKDGLCTQGTEGMNASIRGTVPDDDYTGLRFTLGVPEDLNHGDPTTLGAPLGDMGLHWSWQSGFIFTRIEGRTQGLAQHVLHLGSTSCAPPPEGQTQGTAGCANNNRPEFHLDGFDVTKNRVVMDLGTLFAGSNLDVNAPNTAAGCMSSPTDADCGPFFERMGLAFGAQAANPAAQTFIRAE encoded by the coding sequence ATGCGCTCCCTGCTCCGCTCCCGCCTCCTCCTCCCGCTGGCCCTCGTGGGCGCGCTCGGCTGTGGCGAGGATGAACCCGAAACCCTGACGGTGGACCTCCCCGTCGTCGCCCGCGTGGGCGGCGAGGCCTTCGCGTGCGGAAGGACGTACACGAACGTCGGGACGACGGGGACGACCTACGAGCCCATGGACTTCCGCGTGTACGTGCACGACGTGCGGTTGGTGACGCGGGACGGGAAGGAGGTGCCCGTCGCGCTGACCGAGGACGGCACGTGGCAGCACTCGGGCGTGGTGCTGCTGGACTTCGCGAACAAGGACGGCCTGTGCACGCAGGGCACGGAGGGCATGAACGCCTCCATCCGTGGCACAGTGCCGGACGATGACTACACGGGCCTGCGCTTCACGCTGGGCGTGCCGGAGGACCTGAACCACGGCGACCCCACGACGCTGGGCGCGCCCCTGGGGGACATGGGCCTGCACTGGAGCTGGCAGAGCGGCTTCATCTTCACGCGCATCGAGGGCCGCACGCAGGGCCTTGCCCAGCACGTCTTGCACCTGGGCAGCACGTCCTGCGCGCCGCCGCCCGAGGGCCAGACGCAGGGCACCGCCGGGTGCGCGAACAACAACCGCCCGGAGTTCCACCTGGACGGCTTCGACGTGACGAAGAACCGCGTGGTGATGGACCTGGGTACGCTGTTCGCGGGCTCCAACCTGGACGTGAACGCCCCCAACACGGCCGCGGGCTGCATGTCGTCCCCCACCGACGCGGACTGCGGTCCCTTCTTCGAGCGCATGGGGCTGGCCTTCGGAGCCCAGGCGGCGAACCCGGCCGCGCAGACCTTCATCCGGGCCGAGTAG
- a CDS encoding MbnH family di-heme enzyme, translating into MARRQRQAWKALATVALLAAGCADPSGPGEEPEPPAPYDWKLPAGFPTPRVPEDNPMSEAKVQLGRRLFYDKRLSLNGTQSCGSCHEQARAFTDGRVHAVGSTGQAHRRNGQGLANVAYATSLTWANSALTTLESQALVPLFGREPVELGFADQQEVLLERLRADTDLAARFAEAFPGEASPVSLATLTRALAAFERSLLSGTSAYDRYLYGKEVDALSPAAKRGLQLFLSERLECDHCHSGFNFQDATVHAQTPEPVLPYHNTGLYNEDGQGAYPAGDTGLLEITGRPEDMGRFRAPSLRNVAVTAPYMHDGSVATLSDVLDHYAAGGRARAANGGQASPLQSPFVRGFELTPDEKADVIAFLESLTDTAFLTDPRFADPAPAP; encoded by the coding sequence GTGGCACGACGACAGAGACAGGCGTGGAAGGCCCTCGCGACGGTGGCGCTGCTGGCCGCGGGCTGCGCGGATCCCTCGGGCCCTGGCGAGGAGCCCGAGCCCCCCGCGCCCTATGACTGGAAGCTGCCGGCGGGCTTCCCCACGCCGCGCGTGCCCGAGGACAACCCCATGTCGGAGGCGAAGGTCCAGTTGGGCCGGCGCCTCTTCTACGACAAGCGCCTGTCGCTGAACGGCACGCAGTCCTGCGGCTCCTGCCACGAGCAGGCCCGGGCCTTCACGGACGGGCGGGTGCACGCGGTGGGCAGCACGGGGCAGGCGCACCGTCGCAACGGGCAGGGACTGGCGAACGTGGCGTACGCGACCAGCCTCACCTGGGCCAACTCCGCGCTCACCACGCTGGAGTCCCAGGCGCTGGTGCCGCTGTTCGGAAGAGAGCCGGTGGAGCTGGGGTTCGCGGATCAACAGGAGGTCCTGCTGGAGCGGCTGCGCGCGGACACAGACCTGGCGGCCCGTTTCGCGGAGGCGTTCCCGGGGGAGGCCTCACCGGTGTCGCTGGCCACGCTGACCCGGGCGCTGGCGGCGTTCGAGCGCTCCCTGCTGTCGGGCACGTCGGCGTACGACCGCTATCTGTACGGCAAGGAGGTGGACGCGCTGAGTCCCGCGGCGAAGCGGGGCCTGCAGCTGTTCCTGTCCGAGCGCCTGGAGTGCGACCACTGCCACTCCGGCTTCAACTTCCAGGACGCGACCGTGCACGCGCAGACGCCGGAGCCGGTGCTGCCGTACCACAACACGGGCCTCTACAACGAGGACGGCCAGGGCGCGTATCCCGCCGGGGACACCGGCCTGCTCGAAATCACGGGCCGTCCGGAGGACATGGGGCGCTTCCGCGCGCCGTCCCTGCGCAACGTGGCCGTCACCGCGCCGTACATGCACGACGGCAGCGTGGCGACGCTCTCCGACGTGCTGGACCACTACGCGGCGGGAGGCCGCGCGAGGGCGGCGAACGGAGGACAGGCCAGTCCCCTGCAGAGCCCCTTCGTGCGCGGCTTCGAGCTGACGCCCGACGAGAAGGCGGACGTCATCGCGTTCCTGGAGTCGCTCACGGACACCGCGTTCCTGACCGACCCGCGCTTCGCGGATCCCGCCCCCGCGCCGTGA
- a CDS encoding YcnI family copper-binding membrane protein, which translates to MKLPLGPLCFVAGSLLSSSAFAHAAVAGATPPYAGATFEADFTVSHGCDGADTYKMRVRIPEGVTGVRPVDSVFGKAEVEKDASGNVTAVTWTRPVGEVKAADTHFFHLGLRMKLPAKPFTAVFFPTTQTCRTPAGVETVVEWTSTAGGEHGHDGDAGTAPTENPAPSLYLLPSRLPGWNQYTVEEHVHDLTVFKDALIVWSGAQAYSFNPVTQALIEKEPGVTALTQIHPGTVIWVKY; encoded by the coding sequence ATGAAGCTTCCCCTGGGGCCGCTGTGCTTTGTCGCGGGTTCGCTGCTGTCCTCTTCCGCCTTCGCGCACGCGGCGGTGGCGGGGGCCACGCCTCCCTATGCCGGCGCGACCTTCGAGGCGGACTTCACGGTGAGCCACGGCTGTGACGGCGCGGACACGTACAAGATGCGGGTCCGGATTCCGGAGGGCGTGACGGGCGTGCGCCCGGTGGACTCCGTCTTCGGCAAGGCCGAGGTGGAGAAGGACGCCTCCGGCAACGTGACGGCGGTGACGTGGACCCGGCCCGTGGGCGAGGTGAAGGCGGCGGACACGCACTTCTTCCACCTGGGGCTGCGGATGAAGCTGCCCGCGAAGCCGTTCACCGCGGTGTTCTTCCCCACGACGCAGACGTGCCGCACTCCGGCGGGCGTGGAGACGGTGGTGGAGTGGACGAGCACGGCCGGGGGCGAGCACGGCCACGACGGTGACGCGGGCACGGCGCCCACGGAGAACCCGGCCCCGTCGCTGTACCTGCTGCCCTCGCGGCTGCCGGGTTGGAACCAGTACACGGTGGAGGAGCACGTGCACGACCTGACCGTGTTCAAGGACGCGCTCATCGTCTGGTCCGGCGCGCAGGCGTACAGCTTCAACCCCGTCACGCAGGCGCTCATCGAGAAGGAGCCGGGCGTCACCGCGCTCACGCAGATCCACCCGGGCACGGTCATCTGGGTGAAGTACTAA